In a single window of the Aphelocoma coerulescens isolate FSJ_1873_10779 unplaced genomic scaffold, UR_Acoe_1.0 HiC_scaffold_121, whole genome shotgun sequence genome:
- the LOC138100622 gene encoding ADP-ribose pyrophosphatase, mitochondrial-like isoform X1 — MPLPAGALPRAVAVLSFSVLLSARGAAQRRPAHSNLSANCWSCLHPVNMFNSYNVKFHHSKALTSPYPGSHIERSHVPEDKVGWLTEWKDYNPVEYTAKSVLAGPSWADPQINDEGFSPKFNERDGEVERKSLNGLYVVENGRPRNPAGRTGLTGRGLLGRWGPNHAADPIVTRWKRDGSGNKVAHPGTGKNILQFVAIKRRDCGEWAIPGGMVDPGEKISATLKREFEEEALNSLQKSPEEKAKLEKQLQKLFSQEHFVVYRGYVDDPRNTDNAWMETEAVNYHDETGETMDNLPLEAGDDAGVVKWVDISEKLELYASHSYFIKLVTEKRGAHWSEDPGSECHE; from the exons ATGCCGCTGCCGGCCGGAGCCCTGCCTCGGGCGGTGGCCGTGCTCTCCTTCTCCGTCCTGCTGAGCGCCCGGGGCGCTGCCCAGCGCCGCCCGGCCCACAG taacTTATCTGCAAACTGTTGGTCCTGTCTTCATCCTGTAAACATGTTCAACAGTTACAATGTGAAGTTCCACCACAGCAAAGCTCTCACTTCCCCATATCCAGGATCACACATTGAGCGTAGCCACGTTCCTGAAGATAAAGTGGGCTGGCTGACTGAGTGGAAAGATTATAATCCTGTGGAGTACACTGCAAAGTCTGTTTTGGCTGGACCCAGTTGGGCAGATCCCCAAATTAA TGATGAAGGTTTTTCTCCCAAATTCAATGAGAGAGATGGGGAAGTGGAAAGGAAGAGTCTGAATGGCTTGTATGTGGTCGAAAATGGGAGACCCCG GAATCCAGCAGGAAGGACTGGCCTCACCGGCAGAGGGTTGTTGGGGCGCTGGGGACCAAACCATGCTGCTGATCCTATTGTAACCAG GTGGAAAAGGGACGGAAGTGGCAATAAAGTTGCTCATCCAGGTACTGGCAAGAACATCTTGCAGTTCGTAGCCATCAAGAGGAGAGACTGTGGGGAGTGGGCCATTCCAGGG GGGATGGTCGACCCAGGGGAGAAGATCTCTGCTACCCTGAAGCGAGAATTTGAGGAGGAGGCCTTGAACTCTCTGCAGAAATCGCctgaagagaaagcaaaattgGAGAAGCAGCTCCAGAAGCTGTTCAGCCAGGAACACTTTGTG GTATACAGAGGATATGTGGATGACCCTCGTAACACTGATAATGCCTGGATGGAGACAGAAGCAGTGAATTATCATGATGAAACAG GTGAGACGATGGATAACTTGCCTCTGGAAGCAGGTGATGATGCTGGAGTGGTGAAGTGGGTTGACATCAGTGAGAAGCTTGAGCTGTATGCAAGTCACAGCTACTTCATCAAGCTGGTGACTGAGAAACGGGGAGCCCACTGGAGTGAGGATCCTGGATCTGAGTGCCACGAGTGA
- the LOC138100622 gene encoding ADP-ribose pyrophosphatase, mitochondrial-like isoform X2 has protein sequence MFNSYNVKFHHSKALTSPYPGSHIERSHVPEDKVGWLTEWKDYNPVEYTAKSVLAGPSWADPQINDEGFSPKFNERDGEVERKSLNGLYVVENGRPRNPAGRTGLTGRGLLGRWGPNHAADPIVTRWKRDGSGNKVAHPGTGKNILQFVAIKRRDCGEWAIPGGMVDPGEKISATLKREFEEEALNSLQKSPEEKAKLEKQLQKLFSQEHFVVYRGYVDDPRNTDNAWMETEAVNYHDETGETMDNLPLEAGDDAGVVKWVDISEKLELYASHSYFIKLVTEKRGAHWSEDPGSECHE, from the exons ATGTTCAACAGTTACAATGTGAAGTTCCACCACAGCAAAGCTCTCACTTCCCCATATCCAGGATCACACATTGAGCGTAGCCACGTTCCTGAAGATAAAGTGGGCTGGCTGACTGAGTGGAAAGATTATAATCCTGTGGAGTACACTGCAAAGTCTGTTTTGGCTGGACCCAGTTGGGCAGATCCCCAAATTAA TGATGAAGGTTTTTCTCCCAAATTCAATGAGAGAGATGGGGAAGTGGAAAGGAAGAGTCTGAATGGCTTGTATGTGGTCGAAAATGGGAGACCCCG GAATCCAGCAGGAAGGACTGGCCTCACCGGCAGAGGGTTGTTGGGGCGCTGGGGACCAAACCATGCTGCTGATCCTATTGTAACCAG GTGGAAAAGGGACGGAAGTGGCAATAAAGTTGCTCATCCAGGTACTGGCAAGAACATCTTGCAGTTCGTAGCCATCAAGAGGAGAGACTGTGGGGAGTGGGCCATTCCAGGG GGGATGGTCGACCCAGGGGAGAAGATCTCTGCTACCCTGAAGCGAGAATTTGAGGAGGAGGCCTTGAACTCTCTGCAGAAATCGCctgaagagaaagcaaaattgGAGAAGCAGCTCCAGAAGCTGTTCAGCCAGGAACACTTTGTG GTATACAGAGGATATGTGGATGACCCTCGTAACACTGATAATGCCTGGATGGAGACAGAAGCAGTGAATTATCATGATGAAACAG GTGAGACGATGGATAACTTGCCTCTGGAAGCAGGTGATGATGCTGGAGTGGTGAAGTGGGTTGACATCAGTGAGAAGCTTGAGCTGTATGCAAGTCACAGCTACTTCATCAAGCTGGTGACTGAGAAACGGGGAGCCCACTGGAGTGAGGATCCTGGATCTGAGTGCCACGAGTGA